One Sphingomonas limnosediminicola DNA segment encodes these proteins:
- a CDS encoding NADPH-dependent F420 reductase gives MITTDQWQAELGVLGTGRMGSRLAAMFARAGRRVVLGSRDSDRASAIVEELGIPTLRAGCYSDALAAPAVLPAVFVSDGLFDLLDRHCRALSGKLLIDISNPFNADYSDFVTPWDTSAAEQLQHRFPQARVVGAFKNVFWEVFDHPDFGETLSDVLVTGDDEKAKAQFFALTEGTPFRYLDAGPLIHSRTVERLTFITSSLGRQLNSYPRMNWRLLTQPEQVAT, from the coding sequence ATGATCACAACCGATCAATGGCAGGCCGAGCTTGGCGTGCTTGGAACTGGACGCATGGGTTCGCGGCTGGCGGCAATGTTCGCCCGTGCGGGCCGGCGCGTCGTGCTCGGGTCGCGCGATTCTGATCGCGCGTCTGCGATCGTTGAAGAACTTGGAATCCCCACGCTTCGGGCAGGTTGCTATTCCGACGCGCTGGCCGCGCCCGCAGTTCTGCCGGCGGTGTTCGTCAGCGATGGGCTTTTCGATCTGCTCGATCGGCACTGCCGTGCGCTATCGGGCAAGCTGCTGATCGACATCAGCAACCCATTCAACGCCGACTACAGCGATTTCGTGACGCCGTGGGACACCAGCGCCGCCGAACAGCTGCAGCACCGCTTTCCGCAGGCGCGGGTCGTCGGCGCGTTCAAAAATGTATTCTGGGAAGTGTTCGACCATCCCGACTTCGGTGAAACGCTAAGCGACGTTTTGGTCACCGGCGACGATGAAAAAGCAAAGGCGCAGTTCTTCGCGCTGACCGAAGGCACGCCGTTCCGTTACCTAGATGCCGGTCCGCTGATCCACAGCCGAACGGTCGAGCGGCTGACCTTCATCACCAGCAGCCTGGGCCGGCAGCTGAACTCCTATCCGCGAATGAACTGGCGGCTGCTAACCCAGCCGGAGCAGGTCGCGACCTAG
- a CDS encoding DUF481 domain-containing protein: MLRSGELCIAVVTLTLLAMPVSANATELGPDARELIREAYPKERQSIVNVLKRLHPEATEEIDKLVREIDQQKKEKVERMGLIEGLRGEVAVGGFYSTGNTNEWGVSGTATIRREGKRWVNSLDLLADVKNEDHQKVTDRLAATYRLRRNFVGSNWFVAGGLSYERDSFVGFTQRLGQFVGPGYQISNGNRLKWDVTAGPGFRRTRFIDAPSESQFGLHARTTFAWQITDTLKFAESLSADLGKGDDSYLSTTSVTSDIYGGFALRLSFVAEYETQPPADRKKLDTYSRASVVYIFEPH; this comes from the coding sequence ATGCTCAGAAGCGGCGAGCTTTGCATTGCGGTTGTGACGCTGACGCTTCTGGCCATGCCGGTTAGCGCAAACGCCACTGAGTTGGGGCCGGACGCACGCGAACTGATCCGCGAGGCTTACCCGAAAGAGCGCCAATCCATCGTCAATGTCCTGAAGCGACTGCACCCTGAGGCGACGGAGGAGATCGACAAGCTCGTCAGGGAGATTGATCAGCAGAAGAAGGAAAAGGTCGAGCGGATGGGCCTGATCGAAGGGCTTCGCGGCGAAGTTGCTGTCGGAGGTTTCTATTCGACCGGCAATACGAACGAGTGGGGCGTTAGCGGTACGGCCACAATCCGGCGCGAAGGCAAGCGTTGGGTAAACTCACTCGACTTGCTCGCCGATGTGAAGAATGAGGACCACCAGAAGGTTACGGATCGGCTGGCTGCAACCTACAGGCTGCGCCGTAACTTCGTCGGTTCTAACTGGTTCGTCGCGGGGGGACTTAGCTACGAACGGGACAGCTTCGTCGGCTTCACGCAGCGGTTGGGGCAATTCGTCGGCCCAGGCTACCAGATCAGCAATGGCAACCGCCTGAAATGGGACGTCACGGCGGGTCCCGGATTCCGCCGCACCCGCTTCATCGATGCGCCTTCCGAAAGTCAGTTCGGGCTGCACGCACGGACGACCTTCGCATGGCAGATAACCGACACGCTGAAGTTCGCAGAAAGCCTCAGCGCGGACCTCGGCAAAGGCGACGATTCCTATCTTTCGACCACCTCTGTGACGTCGGACATCTACGGCGGCTTCGCGCTCCGCCTTTCATTCGTCGCCGAATATGAGACCCAACCGCCGGCCGATCGAAAGAAGCTGGACACCTACAGCAGAGCTAGTGTCGTTTACATCTTTGAGCCGCATTAG
- a CDS encoding DUF2501 domain-containing protein codes for MSAAPIPSALPDINSISAANAAGVLRYCVSKQLVSSTSADLVLQTLTTKRSVLNSPDYSSGQQGRILPAGGKAFSIEEAPSYLQSRACDLVLSRAQQFH; via the coding sequence ATGTCCGCCGCACCGATCCCGTCGGCTCTACCCGACATAAATTCCATCTCCGCCGCGAACGCCGCCGGGGTCTTGCGATATTGCGTGTCCAAGCAACTAGTCAGCAGCACAAGTGCCGATCTGGTGCTTCAAACGCTCACCACGAAGCGGAGCGTTTTGAATTCGCCGGACTACTCGTCAGGCCAGCAAGGGCGTATTCTGCCCGCGGGCGGCAAGGCTTTTTCAATCGAGGAAGCGCCAAGCTACCTCCAGTCCCGGGCCTGCGACCTGGTCTTGAGCCGGGCACAGCAGTTCCACTGA
- a CDS encoding DUF2092 domain-containing protein — protein sequence MTSFGPRYLTIVLSLFLVAGCKGSEASKNEAASNKAGSQAASATAKDDDKSTVPGTVDPDAVAALARMSAYLTSLKTAQIKSNGSLDVVTQDGQRIQMDGVTNYKLRKPAGFVIDYDSDLKKRRFYYDGKQFTVYAPSTGFYSTVPAPATNKDTLKEIYEKRGIKLPLEDLFRWSDPNGKRDDALKSAYQVGTATIDGVPTDHYAFREANTDWEVWIQQGAQPLPRKLVIVDQTDAAHPTYIARLDWKVNPALAASDFTFAPNADAKRIPMATYIASGESK from the coding sequence ATGACGAGCTTCGGCCCGCGGTATCTCACAATTGTCCTGTCCCTGTTTCTGGTCGCGGGGTGCAAAGGAAGTGAAGCTTCGAAGAACGAAGCGGCGAGCAATAAGGCGGGTTCGCAGGCTGCTTCCGCGACAGCCAAGGATGACGATAAGTCAACCGTCCCTGGAACCGTCGACCCCGACGCAGTAGCCGCACTAGCGCGGATGAGCGCTTATCTGACGTCGCTCAAGACGGCACAGATCAAGTCCAACGGCAGTCTCGATGTCGTCACGCAGGACGGCCAGCGCATCCAAATGGATGGCGTGACCAATTACAAGCTTCGCAAGCCGGCTGGGTTCGTGATCGATTACGACAGCGATCTGAAGAAACGGCGCTTCTATTATGACGGCAAGCAGTTCACGGTCTATGCGCCGTCAACGGGGTTCTACTCAACCGTTCCAGCACCGGCGACCAATAAGGACACGCTGAAGGAAATCTACGAAAAGCGCGGTATCAAACTTCCGCTCGAGGATCTTTTCCGCTGGTCCGATCCTAACGGGAAACGCGACGATGCGTTGAAATCCGCCTACCAGGTCGGAACCGCAACCATCGATGGCGTTCCTACCGATCATTACGCGTTTCGCGAGGCGAATACTGACTGGGAGGTTTGGATCCAGCAGGGCGCGCAACCACTCCCGCGCAAGCTGGTCATCGTCGACCAAACCGACGCGGCTCACCCCACCTACATCGCGAGACTGGATTGGAAAGTGAATCCTGCGCTCGCGGCGAGTGATTTTACCTTCGCTCCGAACGCTGACGCCAAGCGCATCCCGATGGCCACTTACATTGCTTCAGGAGAGTCGAAATGA
- a CDS encoding amidohydrolase family protein, which translates to MSPAGSAGAARGESYLFDDAHFHLTNYVQKGLTAREYVRMMASTVKRSTLFGIPLQQTWSYFNSGNVAPTYYLQTDAPLYYYSFTDAMIAHEYLSLPPQDRARLDPMITGFNPTDMYAVDHIRRVLEMYPGVFSGIGEFSIHKEFVSGKVAGDTATLFNPALDRIFDFAGEVGMPVIFHCDIDVPFTKRTGPPLFYDQMRDVLARHPKTTIIWAHTGLGRVVMPMPASASTGQTDERPPAHVELIENILSDPRFNNVYFDISWDELAKYAVVNPDVIARVAAMFDKFPDRFLFGTDNVAPPNIDANVRVFRMWDPIFAKVRPATKQAILFGNYERIFDGARARVRGWERAHVQH; encoded by the coding sequence GTGTCCCCTGCCGGATCTGCAGGCGCCGCGCGTGGCGAGAGCTACCTATTTGACGACGCTCATTTCCATCTGACGAACTATGTGCAGAAAGGGCTCACCGCCCGAGAATATGTGAGGATGATGGCCTCGACCGTGAAGCGGTCGACTCTTTTCGGAATCCCGCTGCAGCAGACCTGGTCCTACTTCAATTCGGGTAACGTCGCGCCGACCTATTACCTGCAGACCGACGCACCCCTTTATTACTACTCCTTTACGGATGCGATGATCGCGCACGAGTATCTCTCGTTGCCGCCGCAGGACCGCGCGCGGCTCGATCCGATGATCACCGGTTTCAACCCGACCGACATGTACGCCGTGGACCACATCCGCCGGGTGCTTGAAATGTATCCCGGGGTGTTCAGCGGCATTGGCGAATTCAGCATCCACAAGGAATTCGTGTCGGGAAAGGTTGCGGGCGATACGGCGACTCTTTTCAATCCTGCCCTCGACCGCATCTTCGACTTCGCCGGCGAAGTCGGGATGCCGGTCATCTTCCACTGCGATATCGATGTTCCCTTCACGAAGCGCACCGGACCTCCGCTTTTCTATGACCAGATGCGCGACGTACTCGCGCGCCACCCGAAAACGACAATCATCTGGGCGCATACCGGCCTTGGTCGAGTGGTCATGCCGATGCCTGCGTCAGCAAGCACGGGACAAACCGACGAAAGGCCGCCAGCGCATGTCGAACTGATCGAAAACATCTTGTCCGATCCGCGATTCAACAACGTCTATTTCGACATCAGCTGGGACGAACTGGCGAAATATGCGGTGGTGAACCCCGACGTGATCGCGCGCGTCGCAGCCATGTTCGACAAGTTCCCCGACCGGTTCCTGTTCGGTACGGACAATGTCGCGCCGCCGAACATCGACGCAAACGTTCGCGTGTTCCGCATGTGGGATCCGATATTCGCGAAAGTCAGGCCAGCTACGAAGCAGGCGATCCTGTTCGGCAATTACGAACGCATTTTCGATGGGGCGCGCGCACGCGTGCGTGGGTGGGAGCGTGCGCATGTGCAGCATTAA
- the glsA gene encoding glutaminase A: MEDLKLTRRGIMGALVAGAAASTIDLGIPQTAFAQGRGQAGWMGSINSALQSAYNQYKSLNEGKNADYIPALAQVPSTYFGIALCTGDGKVYEAGDTKQLFSIQSISKVFTAALVMQESGDQKIEDTVGVDATGQVFNSINAVEQFKGKEMNPFVNPGAIATVGNVKGSSPDEVWAKILKIHSDFAGRQLDVNQPVYKSESDTNQRNRAISSLMSAYERFPMDPAVAVDLYTRQCSINVSAHDLAVMGATLAFGGRNPVTGKQVIDSSHVPGLLAIMSTAGMYDDSGKWLFHTGLPTKSGVGGGLVGVSPGKFGIGTFAPPLDAAGNSVRGQRAITDIVRQLGANPYAQFR, from the coding sequence ATGGAAGACCTGAAGCTCACTCGGCGCGGGATCATGGGAGCACTTGTCGCAGGCGCCGCCGCCAGCACAATCGACCTAGGCATTCCCCAAACTGCATTCGCGCAGGGCCGCGGCCAGGCGGGTTGGATGGGGAGCATCAATAGCGCCCTGCAAAGCGCATATAATCAGTACAAGTCGCTGAACGAGGGAAAGAACGCCGACTACATTCCCGCGCTCGCGCAAGTCCCGTCGACGTACTTCGGCATCGCTTTGTGCACGGGCGACGGAAAGGTGTACGAGGCCGGCGACACGAAGCAGCTTTTCTCGATCCAGTCGATCTCCAAAGTTTTCACCGCCGCGCTCGTGATGCAGGAATCAGGCGACCAGAAAATCGAGGATACGGTTGGCGTCGATGCAACCGGCCAGGTTTTCAACTCCATCAACGCTGTCGAGCAGTTCAAAGGCAAGGAGATGAACCCGTTCGTCAATCCGGGCGCGATCGCCACGGTTGGTAATGTGAAGGGATCGTCGCCCGACGAGGTGTGGGCCAAAATCCTCAAGATTCACTCGGATTTCGCAGGGCGCCAGCTCGACGTCAACCAGCCGGTCTACAAATCCGAAAGCGACACCAACCAGCGTAACCGCGCAATCAGCTCGCTGATGTCCGCTTACGAGCGGTTCCCGATGGACCCGGCTGTCGCCGTGGATCTTTACACTCGACAGTGCTCGATCAACGTGTCGGCACACGATCTTGCCGTGATGGGCGCGACGCTCGCATTCGGCGGCCGCAATCCGGTCACGGGCAAGCAAGTCATCGATTCCAGCCACGTCCCTGGACTTCTCGCCATCATGTCGACGGCAGGCATGTACGACGACAGTGGCAAGTGGCTGTTCCATACAGGTCTGCCGACGAAGAGTGGTGTCGGAGGCGGACTAGTCGGTGTTTCCCCGGGCAAATTCGGCATTGGCACCTTTGCTCCACCGCTTGACGCCGCCGGCAACAGCGTTCGCGGTCAACGCGCGATTACGGACATCGTGCGTCAACTGGGCGCTAACCCCTATGCGCAATTCCGCTGA
- a CDS encoding DcaP family trimeric outer membrane transporter, translated as MAFRLFLASTLIGVSLGIAAEAQAAPVAAGQTKADTGDAAASGSSSNSAAQTEMSPQEQQQLLQEVRSLRERVAALENRATAVQTTPPMAREHKPGDHNLELYGFIQLDAIQDFKRVNPNWDATLRPSRIPTVGGQFGSDGQSIFSVRQSRLGAKATGMLAGKPYEAKFEFDLFGVGKDEGQTTIRIRHAYVSWGPLLAGQTNSLFMDGDLFPNTIDYWGPAGMVFLRNPQLRWTFVNRNGWKAAVALEHPGNDIDTGNLRTIDPDLASSIQNDEKVPDATAQVRYEGKWGHVQLSGILRRVGYDSAGTDNNEPKGHKTGWGVNLGSSFNVSLATLRLGAVYGRGIASYMNDGGMDLAPNVAVIPVPPSLILVPSAEAVKLFGMTSYIDFNWSKQWTSSIGYSFDKVDNTNFQNASAFHKGQYASVNLLWHPAEGVFTGGEFLWGKRTDNDGNVGTDARFQYSVHWDFSSKNIWSLFD; from the coding sequence ATGGCATTTCGTCTATTTCTAGCGTCGACGCTGATCGGCGTTTCTTTGGGGATCGCTGCGGAGGCACAAGCAGCGCCGGTCGCTGCGGGACAGACAAAAGCAGACACCGGAGATGCGGCCGCAAGCGGTTCGTCGTCGAACAGCGCCGCTCAAACGGAGATGTCGCCGCAAGAACAGCAGCAATTGCTGCAGGAAGTGCGCTCTTTGCGAGAGCGGGTTGCGGCGTTGGAGAACAGGGCCACCGCGGTTCAGACCACGCCCCCGATGGCCAGAGAGCATAAGCCCGGCGATCACAACCTCGAGCTTTATGGATTCATCCAGCTCGATGCGATCCAGGACTTCAAGCGCGTCAATCCAAACTGGGACGCCACTTTGCGGCCGTCACGTATTCCTACGGTCGGAGGCCAATTCGGTAGCGACGGACAATCGATATTCAGCGTTCGCCAATCGCGGTTGGGGGCCAAGGCGACCGGAATGCTGGCCGGCAAACCTTACGAGGCGAAGTTCGAATTCGACCTCTTCGGCGTCGGCAAGGATGAAGGCCAGACGACGATACGCATCCGGCACGCATATGTCAGCTGGGGACCGTTACTAGCGGGTCAAACCAACAGCTTGTTCATGGACGGGGACCTGTTCCCGAACACGATCGATTACTGGGGACCGGCGGGCATGGTCTTCCTGCGTAACCCGCAGCTGCGCTGGACCTTCGTAAACCGCAATGGCTGGAAAGCCGCCGTCGCGCTGGAGCACCCGGGCAATGATATCGACACCGGCAACCTCCGCACGATCGATCCCGACCTGGCCTCGAGCATTCAGAATGACGAGAAGGTGCCCGACGCAACCGCCCAGGTCCGATACGAAGGAAAATGGGGCCATGTGCAGCTTTCCGGGATTCTCCGGAGAGTGGGCTATGACAGCGCTGGCACGGACAACAACGAGCCCAAGGGACACAAGACCGGCTGGGGCGTGAACCTCGGCTCTTCGTTCAACGTGTCACTTGCAACCCTGCGGCTCGGGGCTGTCTACGGACGCGGCATCGCCAGCTACATGAACGACGGCGGCATGGACCTCGCGCCAAACGTCGCGGTGATTCCGGTGCCCCCGTCGCTCATCCTCGTGCCAAGCGCCGAGGCCGTGAAGCTGTTCGGCATGACGTCCTACATCGACTTCAACTGGTCCAAGCAGTGGACTTCGTCGATCGGCTACAGCTTCGACAAAGTCGACAACACCAACTTCCAGAACGCCTCGGCATTTCACAAGGGCCAATACGCTTCTGTGAACCTGCTTTGGCACCCAGCCGAGGGCGTGTTCACCGGCGGCGAGTTCCTGTGGGGCAAGCGGACCGACAATGACGGCAACGTCGGTACCGACGCGCGCTTCCAATACAGTGTCCACTGGGACTTCTCGAGCAAGAACATCTGGAGCCTTTTCGACTGA
- a CDS encoding tyrosine-type recombinase/integrase, with protein MPRKLSNALTPLAVKNAKPGRHADGGGLHLLVKESGARSWVYRFMLKGKSRDVGLGAAAGPGAVTLSAARDAADALRMKVKAGIDPLQERQQQAIDALAAAQAAQIAGITFKAVAEAYISANEDSWRNGKHRQQWRNTLSTYVYPVIGLLPVADVDTSHVLQILEPIWKAKPETASRVRGRLETILDAAKARGYRSGENPARWRGHIAQILPARSRLTRGHHKALPYSEVPAFTGSLRQRNATAAHALEFAILTAARTSEVLGAKWSEVDLEKRLWTVPADRMKAGREHRIPLSPRAVEILETLEPLKKSWVFPSDKGGKLSSMAMSMLLRRMKIDVTVHGFRSSFRDWAAECTGYAHEVCEMALAHVIENKAEAAYRRGDMFEKRRRLMVDWANYCARDGAAGAKVSPIRGAAA; from the coding sequence ATGCCTCGCAAACTCAGCAACGCCCTCACTCCCCTGGCAGTGAAGAATGCCAAGCCTGGCCGGCACGCGGACGGTGGCGGTCTCCACCTGCTCGTGAAAGAGAGCGGGGCGCGATCTTGGGTGTATCGCTTCATGCTGAAGGGCAAATCGCGCGACGTTGGCCTGGGTGCTGCGGCGGGACCCGGCGCCGTTACCCTATCGGCAGCTCGCGATGCGGCCGACGCTCTGCGCATGAAGGTGAAGGCGGGCATTGATCCCCTTCAGGAACGGCAGCAGCAGGCTATTGACGCGCTCGCAGCCGCTCAGGCGGCGCAGATTGCCGGTATAACCTTCAAGGCCGTTGCAGAGGCTTATATCAGCGCGAACGAGGACAGCTGGCGCAACGGCAAGCACCGGCAGCAGTGGCGCAATACGCTCAGCACGTATGTCTACCCGGTGATAGGCTTGCTGCCCGTCGCGGATGTGGACACGTCGCACGTCCTGCAGATCCTGGAGCCGATCTGGAAGGCCAAGCCCGAGACGGCCAGCAGAGTGCGCGGCCGCTTAGAGACAATCCTCGATGCGGCGAAGGCACGCGGCTACCGCTCTGGCGAGAACCCTGCCCGCTGGCGCGGGCACATCGCACAGATCCTACCTGCCCGCTCCCGGCTCACGCGGGGGCATCACAAAGCGCTTCCATACTCCGAGGTGCCTGCCTTCACGGGTAGCTTGCGTCAGCGCAACGCTACTGCAGCGCATGCGCTTGAGTTCGCAATCCTGACTGCCGCTCGCACGAGCGAAGTGCTCGGAGCCAAATGGTCCGAGGTTGATCTCGAGAAGCGGCTTTGGACCGTTCCGGCGGATCGGATGAAAGCAGGGAGGGAGCATCGCATCCCGCTTTCACCCCGCGCTGTTGAAATTCTCGAGACATTGGAGCCGTTGAAAAAGAGCTGGGTTTTTCCGAGCGACAAGGGTGGGAAGCTTTCGAGCATGGCCATGTCGATGCTGCTTCGCCGCATGAAGATCGATGTGACAGTGCACGGCTTCCGCTCAAGCTTTCGCGATTGGGCAGCGGAGTGCACCGGCTATGCGCACGAGGTTTGCGAGATGGCGCTAGCCCACGTGATCGAGAACAAGGCGGAGGCGGCTTACCGGCGCGGCGACATGTTCGAGAAGCGGCGGCGGCTCATGGTCGACTGGGCAAACTATTGCGCCCGGGACGGCGCGGCGGGTGCCAAGGTTTCGCCAATCCGGGGAGCGGCAGCATGA
- a CDS encoding helix-turn-helix domain-containing protein has protein sequence MQAPIAVTIPDAVKATGMSRTSIYEAMKRGDLTARKAGRRTLISFADLEAYLASLPTYQAGA, from the coding sequence ATGCAGGCACCTATCGCAGTCACCATCCCGGACGCCGTGAAGGCAACCGGTATGTCGCGCACCTCGATTTATGAGGCGATGAAACGCGGCGATCTCACAGCCCGGAAAGCGGGACGGCGCACGTTGATCTCGTTTGCCGATCTCGAAGCCTATCTTGCCAGCCTCCCAACTTATCAGGCGGGAGCGTGA
- a CDS encoding acyltransferase family protein, with protein sequence MSLRSSSDCASRRETAAWSLTNELVDSFCIIGRMMCAKFLRWGASMRPSSAALPSVSPHFNVDVSAPVAVSHYRADIDGLRAIAVIPVVLFHAGFSLLPGGFVGVDVFFVISGFLITGIISRQMAEGRYSILDFYRRRALRIFPALAAMTLGTLAVAYVVLPPQEFVQTAKSAAALSVFSSNFYFWKAVSYFDIGQSVQPLLHSWSLSVEEQYYVFFPLLLRLFNLRRRRLIAALWFVLLGSLTLAIALVPIKPGASFYLLPTRAWELMLGGLLAVGHLPAPANDWQAAKGSAIGLLLIAVPMLAYGPSTPFPGLAAMPPCVGTAFIIWAAGKGSVGNLLSARPVVAIGEASFSIYLWHLPILVFATYLAGGSLPRGTAFALSVLSVGVGFISLITIERPFRQPVPHWDRRALTAVASSGMLFVGASAFTVIALDGIPSRFSPQVSAIINTAGDAKRHHSECMTVDANIVRPDHACVLGAHGAMPTALLWGDSHSMVTATALEHAAKRHHAAFLFAADADCPPGLGFEIDPRVSPALTSQLSYRYCAEYNRQMLAKALSSPHVSTVVLSARWTNWRIGEPANPSEPYADIRLRDATGRAATMEANRALWERGFLKLLDRLLSAGKSVVIVGPLPEPSFNVPRRLYVERFGIATASQPIAFTAYQKRHARIIRFFETLKNKPGVSFVWPAKALCALDKCPITQQGLPIYFDQDHLSLFGARKTSRLYEAVFDRSTQRVRRSGIVAQPSRTDTVVATSLTTDRTRR encoded by the coding sequence ATGTCACTAAGATCTTCCAGCGACTGCGCTTCCCGACGCGAGACAGCGGCGTGGTCGCTTACAAACGAGTTGGTTGATTCATTTTGCATTATCGGCAGGATGATGTGCGCCAAGTTTCTGCGTTGGGGGGCCAGTATGCGTCCGAGTTCAGCGGCGCTTCCGAGTGTATCGCCGCACTTTAACGTTGATGTCAGCGCGCCAGTCGCCGTCAGTCACTATCGAGCTGACATTGATGGCCTGCGAGCAATAGCCGTAATTCCCGTAGTGCTATTCCACGCAGGATTCTCCCTCTTGCCCGGCGGGTTCGTCGGGGTGGACGTATTCTTCGTTATCTCTGGCTTCCTAATTACCGGCATCATCTCTCGTCAGATGGCCGAAGGCCGATACTCGATCCTCGACTTTTATCGCCGGCGAGCCCTGCGCATCTTCCCCGCATTAGCTGCCATGACGCTCGGCACCCTTGCCGTGGCGTACGTCGTCCTACCTCCGCAGGAGTTTGTCCAGACAGCCAAGAGCGCCGCCGCTCTCAGTGTTTTTTCCTCGAATTTCTATTTCTGGAAAGCGGTTTCTTACTTCGACATTGGGCAGTCGGTTCAGCCACTCCTTCACAGTTGGTCGCTGTCCGTCGAAGAACAATATTACGTTTTCTTCCCGCTCCTCCTGCGATTGTTCAACCTAAGGCGCAGACGGTTGATCGCCGCCCTGTGGTTTGTGCTGCTAGGCTCGCTCACGCTAGCGATTGCTCTTGTGCCTATTAAGCCTGGCGCGTCCTTCTATCTGCTTCCGACAAGAGCGTGGGAGTTGATGCTGGGCGGATTGCTGGCAGTCGGTCACCTGCCAGCACCCGCCAATGACTGGCAAGCGGCGAAAGGATCTGCAATTGGATTGCTGCTGATAGCAGTCCCGATGCTCGCCTATGGTCCGAGCACGCCGTTCCCTGGGCTCGCGGCCATGCCACCCTGTGTCGGTACGGCATTCATAATTTGGGCCGCAGGAAAGGGCTCCGTAGGCAACTTACTGTCAGCTCGGCCGGTCGTTGCGATCGGGGAGGCATCCTTTTCAATCTACCTCTGGCATCTGCCGATATTGGTCTTTGCAACCTATCTCGCAGGAGGGTCGCTGCCCCGCGGCACAGCGTTTGCGCTCAGCGTGTTGTCAGTGGGCGTCGGATTCATAAGCCTCATTACAATTGAGCGGCCGTTTCGGCAGCCGGTCCCGCACTGGGATCGCAGGGCTCTAACTGCTGTAGCGTCGTCCGGGATGTTGTTCGTAGGTGCTTCAGCATTCACGGTCATTGCGTTGGATGGGATTCCTTCCCGATTTTCACCCCAAGTGTCTGCCATCATTAACACCGCGGGTGACGCCAAGCGCCATCACTCGGAATGCATGACGGTGGACGCAAACATTGTGCGCCCGGATCACGCGTGTGTGCTGGGGGCACACGGCGCGATGCCAACTGCGCTACTGTGGGGCGACTCCCACTCAATGGTCACTGCGACAGCCCTTGAGCACGCTGCCAAACGGCACCACGCGGCATTTTTGTTTGCAGCAGACGCGGATTGCCCGCCAGGTCTCGGATTTGAGATCGACCCGCGAGTGAGCCCTGCGCTGACCTCGCAGCTCAGCTATCGATACTGCGCGGAATACAATCGACAAATGCTCGCGAAAGCTTTGAGTTCTCCGCATGTCTCAACGGTCGTATTGTCAGCCCGGTGGACAAACTGGCGGATCGGCGAACCCGCTAACCCCAGTGAACCGTATGCCGATATTCGACTGCGCGACGCAACGGGCAGGGCCGCAACCATGGAAGCCAACCGTGCGCTCTGGGAGCGCGGTTTCTTAAAGTTGCTTGATCGCCTGCTTTCAGCGGGGAAGAGTGTAGTTATCGTCGGCCCACTGCCAGAACCTAGCTTCAACGTACCTCGCCGCCTTTACGTAGAGAGATTCGGCATTGCCACGGCATCGCAGCCCATCGCTTTTACCGCGTATCAAAAACGTCATGCGAGGATCATACGCTTCTTCGAAACATTGAAGAACAAACCGGGCGTGAGTTTCGTGTGGCCTGCGAAGGCGCTCTGCGCCCTGGATAAATGTCCGATTACGCAGCAGGGGCTGCCGATCTACTTTGACCAGGACCATTTGTCCTTGTTCGGCGCGCGCAAGACATCACGTCTATACGAAGCAGTGTTCGACCGCTCTACGCAGCGCGTACGGCGATCTGGGATTGTCGCGCAACCATCCCGGACTGACACTGTTGTCGCAACTTCCCTTACGACGGATCGGACCCGTCGCTAA
- a CDS encoding DUF6232 family protein, with the protein MSVSVDRDFARFGSKSFAINKINTVEVKARHPHSQNAYFGWGLIGIICLLLFMGGEKGSGVSSGTVFALLLCAFFAFLAYRAWKRSKIIEYQLFLVTSSQAVQAIKSEDGSMIEGLRDRIERAMAGRLN; encoded by the coding sequence ATGTCTGTAAGCGTGGATCGCGACTTCGCGCGGTTCGGGAGTAAGAGCTTCGCTATCAACAAGATCAACACCGTCGAAGTGAAGGCGCGGCATCCTCATAGCCAAAACGCTTATTTCGGTTGGGGATTGATCGGCATCATCTGCCTGTTGCTGTTCATGGGCGGCGAGAAAGGTTCAGGCGTGAGCAGCGGCACAGTGTTCGCGCTGTTGCTGTGCGCCTTCTTTGCATTCCTCGCCTATCGTGCATGGAAGCGTAGCAAGATCATCGAGTATCAGCTGTTCCTCGTGACCTCTTCGCAAGCCGTTCAGGCGATCAAGAGCGAAGATGGTTCAATGATCGAGGGTCTCCGCGACAGGATCGAGCGGGCAATGGCAGGGCGGCTCAACTGA